CATTATCACTTGTGAAAATCGTGAATGGCAAATAGATAAATTGTGCTTTAGAGAGACCCTTGGTTACGGTTTTGGCAAACCAACTGGCTTTTACATTTGCCATAGCGTCGGCATTGTTCAGAAACAAGATGTAGGCCTCTTTGTCTTTGATAACGCTGTCGATCTGGCTCCATTTCAGAATCCCTCCCTCTTTGGCGTTGATTCGCATCAGAATCTGGCGACTATCGATTTCGTAGACGTACTTGTCGAACAAGGCTTTGCTTTGCTCCATCTGCGAAATACCCGTAATCTGAACGGCCCAGAACAGTACATACAAAATGGTCAGCAGGACAATAACAATGTAAATCCAGTAATTTGGATACACATTCGTCAGGTTCAGAACCACATTCAGCAGAATGAGTGCAAGGGGAACAAACGCCCATTTCCAATTCTCTTTCACCCACTGACGCAGGGCAATATTTACGTACGTTTTTTGGTCTAGCGCGTATTTTTTGGTCTTAACAATCATAGTACCTCTACATGAAAGTGCAAAGATACAGGTAAAAATCGTCTGTCGTTTGTTAATCGCGTTCAGGAACAGATGAATTGATGTATGTCCGGCTACTTACCGACTAACAACCGATGATTCTTTTCGAAAATGAAGCGCGTTAATCACATACGTATGATTACTGGTCTGACGCATGAGCACATACACAGAGAACGTTTGGCCATCGGTTTTGTACGTACCTGTACTGTAGCGCAGATGGTCTGAAGCCCCCCGGTATACAAACTGAAAGCTCTGGGGCGGGTATTTTCGAAAGAATGAACGTAAAATCAGTTCGGCATGGGTAGCCTGAACGGCCGAAAATTCGACGTTTTCGGCATCAATGACCAATTCAATGGTTCTGGCAAACCGGGCTGACAACCGACTGGCATCTCCGCTTCGTAACGATACGCCTACGGTTTGTGTTATATCGGTTTCTGTTACGGTAGGTCCGGGCAGTACCCAGAGGTAAAGGCTTACTATAAGACTGACAATCGTGTGCATGGTCGGTTAAATCAGCTTGCATCTATCAGGACTAATGGCGAAAACTATGCCAACTCACCGACCAGAGCGGTTATTTCGTTCCCTAACCGCTTTTTTATCATCTTTACATCCAAATTTCGATCGTCAATTCCTGCATGAACACAGCTCAGCCTACGCTTATCCTTAATTCTGCCCAGATCCATCAGAAAATCAGACGGATAGCGTTCCAGATCTACGAAACCAATTTTGACGAAACGGCATTGCTATTAGCCGGCATTGCGGGTGAGGGGTACATACTAGCTCAAGCATTGGCACGCGAATTGCAAACCATTACTCCCCTTGTCGTTGACCTGATTCGGCTTGATCTGGATAAATCAGCCACCGCCCAGCCTACAGTCCATTACGAGGGGTCGGCCACTGATTTTACGGATAAAGTAGTTATTGTCATTGATGATGTATTATACACGGGCCGGACGTTAGCCTTTAGTCTGCAACCCTTTTTGAGCGTTCCGATTCGGAAATTACAGGTAGCTGTCCTGATTGACCGAAATCATCCCCGTTATCCAGTTGCTGCCGACTATAAAGGCTACGAGTTGAGTACGACCTTAACCGAACATGTAGATGTGGTATTGAGCGATACAGATCGCATGGGCGTGTACTTACGGTAAAGAAAAGCAATAAGGAAGGTCGGACAGAGAGAAGGATTATCAATGCCTTCTCTCTGTCCGACCTTCCTTATTGCTTTTTCAGGCTTTTGTTCCGCGAATCAGGCTAATACCCGCAAAGAAGAAAACCCCACCCAGAATCAGGTATACAAACGAAGCCTGAGCCACGCCACCTTTCGTAAAGTCCATTCCTCCATAGATCAGACCAACCAATCCTATAAGGGTCAGAATGATGCCGAATACGCTTTTGACATTCATACGTTGAGTTATTTATCAGTGAACGATAGTGTTTCTGATGGATAACTATCGCCAGCCAATATCTTCCCGCAAATGCCTAGCTTTTATTAAAGTCCCTACTCCAGTAGCACCATAATGTCCTCTTTCGTAAGTGATTTTACGAAGTTTTCCTCTGTCGTAATCAGACTGCCGGCCAATTGCTGCTTAGCGCGTTGTAAAGAAAGAATTTTCTCTTCGACCGTATTTTTAGCGATGAATTTGTAGGTAAACACCGTCTTTTGCTGCCCAATCCGGTGCGCCCGGTCAACGGCTTGGGCTTCAATAGCTGGGTTCCACCAGGGGTCCAGAATAAATACATAATCGGCCGCCGTCAGGTTATGCCCCAATCCACCAGCTTTTAGCGAAATCAGGAACAGTTTAACCGAATCGTCGGTCTGGAACAACTCAACCTGACTTTGCCGATCGGTAGTCGACCCGTCCAGGTAGGCATACTTGATTCGTTTCTCCTTCAGGTAGTTTTGTACTACATTCAGGTGCTTAATAAACTGGCTGAATACCAAAACTTTGTGATTCTCCGTCATCGCACTTTCCAGCCGCATAATCACATCATCCAGCTTTCCAGAATCCCCTTCGTACTGGGCATCAACCATACGCGGGTGGTTAGCAATCTGCCGGAGCTTGGTCAGCCCCTGCAACACAACCATCTGCGATTTGGCCATACCCTCCTCCTCGATGTGCTCCAGAATCAGATTCCGATAGTACGATTTGGCCTCTTCGTATTGCGCTTCCTGATCGGGAGTCATCTCGCAGTAAAGTACGCTCTCTACTTTTTCGGGCAGATCGGTAGCCACCTGGGCTTTGTTGCGCCGAAGCATAAACGGCTTAATCAGGCTATACAGCCGGCTGGTTTTGGCTTCGTCGTGCCGCTTTTCGATTGGTATCTGAAATTCATTTCGGAAAAACGACTGGCTGCCCAACAACCCCGGATTAATGAAGGACATCTGCGACCAGAGATCCATGGTACTGTTTTCAAGTGGCGTTCCGGTCAGGATGAGCCGATTGGCGGTGTTGAGCTGCATGACGGCTCTGGTAATGTGCGACGATGGGTTTTTGATCGCCTGCGATTCGTCCAGAATCACATAGTTGAACCGATAATCACTTAGGCTATCAATATCGATTCGGACAATTCCATACGATGTCAGAATGAGGTCGTACCCATCAAACTGGGCTGTGTTTTTATCCCGGTATGTACCCGTGTATACCATAATACGCAGGTCGGGCGTAAACTTCCGAGCTTCCAGCTCCCAGTTATAGAGTAGTGAAGTTGGCATAACCAGTAAGCTTGGCTCAGTAGCGCCCGATTCTTTCTGATTTTGCAGCATAGCCAGCGTCATCACGGTTTTGCCAAGACCCATATCATCGGCCAGGCACCCACCAAATCGGTATTGGCGCAAAAAGTTCATCCAGTCATACCCCGCCTGCTGATAAGGCCGCAGCCTACCATTGAAGTGGACCGGCAATGGGAAATGTTCAATTTCTTCAAAATTCCGTAACCGTTCCAGCTTACGACTAATCACCGTAGTGGCGAGGTTATCCCGATCCAGCTCTTCTACCAGGGCCAGGTGATGCTTTTGCAGTACTAATCGCCCATCGGTCGA
This window of the Spirosoma aerolatum genome carries:
- a CDS encoding YcxB family protein, with product MIVKTKKYALDQKTYVNIALRQWVKENWKWAFVPLALILLNVVLNLTNVYPNYWIYIVIVLLTILYVLFWAVQITGISQMEQSKALFDKYVYEIDSRQILMRINAKEGGILKWSQIDSVIKDKEAYILFLNNADAMANVKASWFAKTVTKGLSKAQFIYLPFTIFTSDNDLRFTEALLKRKGLLPGGNVPAETVK
- a CDS encoding DUF4783 domain-containing protein, which encodes MHTIVSLIVSLYLWVLPGPTVTETDITQTVGVSLRSGDASRLSARFARTIELVIDAENVEFSAVQATHAELILRSFFRKYPPQSFQFVYRGASDHLRYSTGTYKTDGQTFSVYVLMRQTSNHTYVINALHFRKESSVVSR
- a CDS encoding DEAD/DEAH box helicase, which produces MKVSPLQPFQIVYSLLDHEFLGYLIEAFVVQRNSRGELTLQNQTLSTQNVSEFAKGLDEQDFELVKLIDSIQQDTIVKKFNTRKLPAVDFLLKIYDPQKGDKLLQETIGSYLETIKAQIMALMPGRPFYIMGNDGNPAWQPIIWMPEPARVHFHFVRNADSTHYFPIIRYPRQNTAGEVETERVDFQFKDALMICDEPAYMMVGNRLYHFSKNVDGKKLRPFFTKNHIVIPRNIEQQYYERFVTQLIASYDVYAKGFEIRAEVLEPTPVLTVSEMVQSSRSVPVSLFQNGGSDVETLEQDEEADPRIVFDLAFQYGNFTFRFDSFGPSANVSLEKKGDDYLFHKIRRDQRLEKQKLAFLRDSGLDLRHGRVTLPKSDAFAWLSTNNEQLQEAGFLVRQDAQNTKRYFLGYSSIDVSIQEGRDWFDIYANVRFGEYEIPFLKLRKLILAKKREFTLPNGEVAVIPSAWFTKYSELFGFIEHLDGIDSTDGRLVLQKHHLALVEELDRDNLATTVISRKLERLRNFEEIEHFPLPVHFNGRLRPYQQAGYDWMNFLRQYRFGGCLADDMGLGKTVMTLAMLQNQKESGATEPSLLVMPTSLLYNWELEARKFTPDLRIMVYTGTYRDKNTAQFDGYDLILTSYGIVRIDIDSLSDYRFNYVILDESQAIKNPSSHITRAVMQLNTANRLILTGTPLENSTMDLWSQMSFINPGLLGSQSFFRNEFQIPIEKRHDEAKTSRLYSLIKPFMLRRNKAQVATDLPEKVESVLYCEMTPDQEAQYEEAKSYYRNLILEHIEEEGMAKSQMVVLQGLTKLRQIANHPRMVDAQYEGDSGKLDDVIMRLESAMTENHKVLVFSQFIKHLNVVQNYLKEKRIKYAYLDGSTTDRQSQVELFQTDDSVKLFLISLKAGGLGHNLTAADYVFILDPWWNPAIEAQAVDRAHRIGQQKTVFTYKFIAKNTVEEKILSLQRAKQQLAGSLITTEENFVKSLTKEDIMVLLE
- a CDS encoding phosphoribosyltransferase family protein, whose translation is MNTAQPTLILNSAQIHQKIRRIAFQIYETNFDETALLLAGIAGEGYILAQALARELQTITPLVVDLIRLDLDKSATAQPTVHYEGSATDFTDKVVIVIDDVLYTGRTLAFSLQPFLSVPIRKLQVAVLIDRNHPRYPVAADYKGYELSTTLTEHVDVVLSDTDRMGVYLR